Below is a genomic region from Carassius auratus strain Wakin chromosome 2, ASM336829v1, whole genome shotgun sequence.
CGGCGAATGACGTCACAGAGCCCGCTCTCCAGGATATGCGCGCCCCCGCGCGCGTCACAACTGAGTCTCCGATGGAGGAGGAAACGCGTGTTATAAGATCATTCTTCATacccacacacattcacactagaGACAGACAGAGGCACGGAGACCGGACTCACGCAACTTCATACTAAAGTTACCGAAACTCAGAAACGCGTCGAGATGTTTGCTGATTCAGCTACAGAGTAagtttacaattacaattacattacattacaaaaaacaattaattaaagcaGCTTTATACTGTACGATGATGTGGATGATTTTAACTCCGTATCTCAAATGTCATAAACCGCGCGCGCATGTGGTGTATTGCGTCATCAATATAGTTGTTACATTAGAAGTCATATAGTAAGTAGGCTACTGTAAGAGTATCGTTTCAGTGAGTTGTACAGTTAAACTTAATAAATAGATAATGATGAAACCTGTTAAACAGGTTTGAGACAGTTATAATATCTCTATCCGACATTCACGTGTCACATGACCATGATGTTTTACATGAAGAAAGCTCTTTTAAGCAGCTTAACAGTTGAGACTGTTGGATGTAATGCATGATATAACAGCTGAAATGATGAAAAGTGAATTAATAAGATTACGATCTCGCGTGTTTAGATGCACGTGCACGTGTATCGTGTGATGCTGGGAAACCCGGTGCGTGTCGCGCGCTGCGCGTGGCCTTCAGCAGCTATCAGGACCAATCAGTGCGATCAGACACCTGATGATGAGGATGAGAGGAGAGCGTCTGTGCTTTCTAAAATACTCTGAATATCTTGTTAATTTCTGTTTGCTAATATGTAACTGTTTTGCAACTATTCATCATtaactacatatttattatttatatataaggaACGGTATCAGGTATGGAAGaccgtttccaccactgaattaaaaataaaaaagtttattgcaactttttatctcacaattctgactttcaaTTCAACTGAATGTAATTCAGTATTGTGagatatcacaattctgacttttttctcagaattatctatcttttttaattttgtaccGTTTTGTCAGAAACAGCGTTCCATAATATCGGCCCTCAATCAACTATTACATTCATTTTTCACAATGAAAGTCGGGATAATCCATCTGACAAAGAACATACTCTCCAAATGATGTACAAACACTATTCTACTAAAACTAATAGAACGTTTGTCCAAagctatttattaataatgttcttaaaacgtaatatatgtcattttgtgGAACGTTTTTCTTCTAAAACGAAACACATGTAacgttttttaaatgtaacattcaaaagtaacattctccTGATGTCTGCTGATACAATGATACAACGGAatgtccacacacacactttcagagAACATTTGGAACTAATGATTTGTAACTTAATGTGAACGTAAGTAAAACATATTCCTTGAAGTGAGTCAGATGTGACATCCAGATATTGATATTGATTCCGATATTGATTGCGTGACAGCTCTGAGTGATTCGGGGGGTTTCCCGTGTGAGTCATGAGCTGAACCGTTCATCTGCGCACTAATCAGACTAATCCAGCATCTGTTTTCCAGTGTCCAGTGTTTTATTTCATCAGATTGAGCTCAGATGAGGAAGTCAGACTGAACGCAtgatttattgttttgaaaatatgaaatgggAAAGAAGGCAATGATAGCAAATGAGATTCGATGAGCCCTTATTTCACTAGAGATCACATGACCCTCTCTGCTCTCCTCCAGGTGCAGTTATGAGGAGTGTAAGGCCACAGCTGATTGGCTGCTGGCTCAGGCCCCAGTGCGCCCCCTGCTGGGGATCGTGTGCGGCTCAGGTCTCGGAGGACTGGCAGAGATGCTGAAAGATCAGCTGTTCATCAACTACAGCGACATCCCGAGCTTCCCTCAGAGCACCGGTGAGTTCAGACGACGTTCTGTGTGCTGAAATCATCTCCAGACCGACTCTAACCGTGTTTTCTGTAGTCCCCGGTCACGCTGGGAAGCTGGTGTTCGGCACGCTTAAAGGAAAGCCGTGTGTTTGCATGCAGGGCAGGTTTCACCTGTATGAAGGATACCCCATTCAGAAGGTGATTAACACACTGACTCTTCATCTCACATGTGTTCAGACGTCCTGCTATTCtcccattaagttatgaaaacattaaagtTCTCCGAACATTCAAAACATTCACATGCAAACCAGTATAACTGAGATACTATTAgagttttttgtatttatatatatttatataatatatatatatatatatatatagagagagagagagagttttaaatatttgaattagttttttattttctgtttccaatttatttttagtttgttttagtaattttgttgtgacattattagttattattttttattataatatttctgttcattttttttatatctatattattcatttactttttattatattttagaacaTCAAGTTgttgaaattaaataagtttagggttttatattttactttatttattttttatttaaaataagtctATATAGTATTCattagatttttatataattaccattgatttttatttcagttttagttttagttattttaaaacatccagttaaaatacatttaaattagaattattttctTGGCAACTAGATGACATGAAAatagtttatatttaaatgtgtaaattagttttatatatatatatatatatatatatatatatatatatatatatatatatatatatatatatataatttaatgtctatgtagtttttttattttagttttagttattttataacaTCGcgttaaaattaaatgaaaataagaaatgtctgaaattaagtttaatttttatattttttttatttcaaggtacaattttttaaaatctttttaaatgtatcttcaGTTCACTGTAATAGCCCTGTTACGAATGTTATCGAAACATAAATAGAACGTTACATTGTATCATTTAGCACATTGTTCTCTAGACATTCTGAAAAAAGCATATGTTTAAAAAGCATTAGCTGAACAAGTTTACAGTGTTTGACTAAGTTTGAGACGAGGAACTGTGCTATCATTAATAACTCACAGATTATGATCAGTGTTTGCTGAATGTAAACACCAGTGGCGATTTTACGATGTCTTTATTGATAAACACAAACTTTGCACATTACACAATCATCTCTAGTTCAGCTCCTCTGAGAATATTGTCATCAGAGTACAAACCTGCTAAATATCCTCCTGATGCATGGTATGTTTGTTGAGTTTGAGCTGGAATCTGGTTTTGTAGACCACGATGCCGATGCGTGTGTTTAAGCTGATGGGGGTGAAGACGGTCATCCTGACCAACGCCGCCGGAGGACTCAACCCGGACTTTAAAGTGGGAGACATCATGGTCATAAAGGACCACATCAATATTCCAGGATTCGCTGGAAACAACCCGCTGGTGGGGCGCAACGACGACAGGTGAGACTATCTGATGCCATTCATTCATTACCATGTTATCAAGCTGCACAGGAACATAAAAAAccctaataaaaatgaaaagttactCAAACATGATGAGAGTAGAGTGGAAAGGGTTAACTAAAACAAACTattaaacattgaaataaaataaagctatgttaaaataaaagaatagagaagCGTATGATGAAATCatcaaaacttaataataataaaaataataatatgaatattttttgctaatttaaataaaatgtaaatattagatgaaaagactcaatcttaaaatgtaaaaatgttgcatTGGAAACTAAATTAAATACGTTTATGTTGaagtacaaaaattacaaaagaaagaaaatgaaattaaaataaattaaagctatgtaaacataaaataaaaataaaaacagacaaaagcaTATGATGAAATTttcaaaacttaataataataataatattttttgctaattaaaataaagatgaaataacaaataaaaaatattagatgaaagaccgtaactaaaaaaaaaatacaatttagaaactgaattaaataaattgaagTGCTAAAATTGCTGgaacataaactgaaataaaaaaatctactaattatactaaactaaactaaaacaaaagccctatagatttttttaatgacttgtgctaaaataaaataaagctaatagtaaaatataaatattattgggAACTGATGCTGAGACAGTtagaaaaattagaaatgttgcattgacaACTAACTTTAGTTGTCATTCAAATAAAATCACTAcacctgaaactgaaataaaaagtttcttttgtaatatcctttaaaatataatttatttctgtgatgcaaagctgaatttccatcatcattactccagtataaagtgtcacatgatcttcagaaatccttcttatatgatgatttattattagaattattaatgttgtgctgcaaaatattttttgggaaactgatacttttttcaggattctttgatgaataactagttaaaaacaacagcatttattcaaaatataaatattcaattctaaaaatcactaaatatcatttcttaacaatttaacacaacCTTTTTgagtaaaagttttaatttcttaaaaaaaaaagaaagacagaataaaaatgtactcaccggaaatgatttatattttaaataaatgttattctttttaactttttatttatcaaggaaTCCGGAAAAAATatgcactgataataaatcatcatattattctgatttctgaaaatcatgtgacactgaagactggaggaatgatgctgaaaatacatgtGTGCATCACAGAAGTAAATTACAGCTTATCAGATACtcacagttatttaaaatagtaataatatttcacaatattaaaatttgttcctgtgtttttgatcaaataaatgcagccttgatgagcagaagacactCCTGTGAAAACATTCAAATCCTTTGTATCCCCGGTAgtgtgtaccgtatttttcggactataagtcgaatttaagtataagtcgcatcaatccaaaaatacgtcatgacgagaaaaaaaacatatataagtcgcactggactataagtcacatttatttagaaccaagagaaaacattaccgtctccagccactagagggcgctctatgtgttcagtgtagactacaggagaactgagcagcatagagcgccctctggcggctggagacggtattTTTTTCTATTGGTTCGTGTCAAATTAAATTGTATaagtaagtcgcacctgactataagtcgcaggaccagccaaactatgacaaaaagtgtgacttatattcTGGAAAATACGGGTATATGAATCATAACCGTGGACATAACTTCAGATGATGATTTGTAAGGTACTTGATGTGTTTCTCAGGTTTGGTGAGCGGTTCCCGTGTATGTCGGATGCGTATGACCGTGATCTGCAGCAGCTGGCTCACACGGTCGCAGCGGAGCTGGATTACTCCTCCTTCATGCAGGAAGGTGTGTACAGCGCCGTGGGCGGCCCGTCCTTCGAAACCGTCGCCGAAAGTAAAATGCTGCACTTCCTCGGAGTCGACGCCGTGGGTGAGTCCTGATCTATTCTGACTGATTCAGCTGTGCACgctctctattctattctatttcatTGTTACATGTTTATTTCAGGTTTATCTGACAGGGACAGTGCACATTAATGATACATGTGCTAAATTAGCCAGAAGACATTCATAGTTCTCCATTAAAATAACAACCTTTTCCACTGACGTGAGCtcgttttttattataaataataacagatACTGATTATAAcagacttgtatatatttttattatacttggATAGTACAACCCAATTTAATTCAAATGGATTTCTAAAAAGGAGGatagtttaaattaataaataatttattattattattattataattaatattttatatgttgaGGATGGAAAGTTGCAGTCTGCCTTTTTGTTGATACTTCGgatattcagataaaaaaaaatttaattgaacaaAGGAATAagtattaaaattaatgttatgtaaataatgttacacatttttattaatttaacttcaTTAGAAATGTTTGATTGGGAGACTTGTAATCTTTCTGTATTTTGTGTTGATTCTTTGGAtagtataacaaaatataattcaacaaaaaatagaataaaaataattaataattaatgttaatataaactttttggatattatttataattaatattattattactttaaatattattacctgtatttttcggactataagtcgcatcagtccaaaaatacgtcatgatgaggaaaaaacatatataagtcgcatttatttagaaccaagagttcacattaccgtctccagccacgagagggcgctgtatgtcttcagtgtatgctacaggagaactgagcagcatagagcgccctctggcggccggagatggtaatgttttctcttggttcatttctcttggttcatgtcaaattaattttgataaataagtcgcacctgactataagtcgcaggaccagccaaactatgaaaaaaagtgtgacttatagtccggaaaatatgggtATATATGTTCAGTTGAGAATGTTATTGTTCTGTATTTTGTattgatctttaaatagcataacaaaataaacatttaaaatagtatataatatatgtattatcattatattaacgTTATAAGTTCAGGTGGAGAAGATGtaatcattttgtattttatgttgaaaaattaataaaaatataattatatatattttatatataatgacatgggtatgacacaggtattacaaggagagggtgactaatgaggacataacccatgtccccatttttcaaaacacttataaatcatacagaatgagtttttttgagaaagtaaaaatgcacaaagtttcctgtgagggttagggttaggtgtagggttggtgaagggccatagaatatacagtttctacagaataaaaaccattacacctatgggatgaacacactttacactaaatcaaacatgtgtgtgtgtgtgtgtgtgtgtgtgtgttttaaggcaTGAGCACGGTTCACGAGGTGATCGTGGCGCGTCACTGTGGGATGAGGGTCGTGGCTCTGTCTCTGATCACCAATCAGGTGGTGATGGATTATGACAGCGAGAAGAAAGCCAATCACGAGGAGGTTCTGCAGACGGGGGAACTGAGAGCGCAGCAGATGGAGAAACTGGTCTCCACCATGGTCTCCCGCATGCAGCTGTCAAACAACCAACACTAAAGCACTGACAGCCAACACATCCACACGCACATCGCTACACGCTAGAATGCTAGTCATATACGTCGGTTTCTCCCTTACTATGTTTACATTTCAGGGACAAAGCGTTTTGGGAACATTTTCTCCTGTCATCACCAGAAGTTACTTTAGAAGTTactgttttaatgtgtatttattgtCTCCAAAAAACGTCTTAAACGTGATTTATTTAAAACCTAAGTTAAAGGACAATTTATgaagaaaatacttttataaagaagCACTGTTACTGAATTTGCTGTGAGGTGTAGTGAAGGTAAAGATGACTGTATTTATGCAAACTATTTATGTAAATGAGCTGAAACTGTAAGGTTttgaagttgttttaaattgcacTAAATGATGGAGTTTTGTGTGTCAGTTTTAAGACCTGATTTACTGTTTTACTGACTTTAACCAGCACTTTTcccaaaaacatatatttta
It encodes:
- the LOC113111411 gene encoding purine nucleoside phosphorylase-like codes for the protein MFADSATECSYEECKATADWLLAQAPVRPLLGIVCGSGLGGLAEMLKDQLFINYSDIPSFPQSTVPGHAGKLVFGTLKGKPCVCMQGRFHLYEGYPIQKTTMPMRVFKLMGVKTVILTNAAGGLNPDFKVGDIMVIKDHINIPGFAGNNPLVGRNDDRFGERFPCMSDAYDRDLQQLAHTVAAELDYSSFMQEGVYSAVGGPSFETVAESKMLHFLGVDAVGMSTVHEVIVARHCGMRVVALSLITNQVVMDYDSEKKANHEEVLQTGELRAQQMEKLVSTMVSRMQLSNNQH